Proteins from a single region of Catenulispora acidiphila DSM 44928:
- a CDS encoding RDD family protein: MSDLVIGEGVALDLRLAKLPSRALARLLDLLVQAGLLGVLAAVLGIVAAAGTVDDAVMAGLMIVMTVAVVVGYTALMETVSRGRTLGKMALGLRVVRTDGGPVRFRHALVRALTGIFDLYITVGVLAVVTSFCSKQGRRTGDWLAGTVVVRDRAPDVGVSPMGMAALAMPYPLLGWAQQLDLSALPDDVALSARQFLTRMHEMRPDVAARMAHELASEVMRYVVLPAAGTPPWAYLAAITAERRVRQMRTAEAAQRAAWEQAQAQTPAYAGAPAPAAWQGSAEGAHLPAMPQHQSQPQSQPPVQDRIPESAAEPRGETDGDGFKPPA; this comes from the coding sequence TTGAGCGACCTGGTCATCGGCGAGGGCGTGGCCCTGGATCTCCGGCTCGCCAAGCTGCCGAGCCGTGCGCTGGCCCGCCTCCTGGACCTGCTGGTGCAAGCCGGGCTGCTGGGCGTGCTCGCCGCAGTGCTCGGGATCGTCGCCGCGGCCGGGACCGTCGACGACGCGGTGATGGCCGGACTGATGATCGTCATGACGGTCGCGGTGGTGGTCGGATACACGGCCCTGATGGAGACGGTCAGCCGCGGACGCACCCTGGGCAAGATGGCACTCGGGCTGCGCGTGGTACGCACCGACGGCGGGCCCGTGCGCTTCCGGCACGCGTTGGTGCGTGCCCTGACCGGGATCTTCGACCTCTACATCACGGTCGGAGTGCTGGCGGTGGTGACCTCGTTCTGCTCGAAGCAGGGGCGCCGCACCGGAGACTGGCTCGCCGGCACGGTCGTGGTCCGCGACCGGGCGCCGGACGTCGGCGTGAGCCCGATGGGGATGGCGGCGCTGGCGATGCCGTATCCGCTACTCGGCTGGGCCCAGCAGCTGGACCTCTCGGCGCTGCCCGACGACGTGGCCCTGTCGGCGCGCCAGTTCCTGACCCGCATGCACGAGATGCGGCCGGACGTGGCGGCACGCATGGCACACGAGTTGGCGAGCGAGGTCATGCGCTACGTGGTGCTGCCGGCAGCCGGGACACCGCCATGGGCCTACCTGGCGGCGATCACCGCCGAGCGCCGGGTGCGGCAGATGCGGACCGCGGAGGCGGCGCAGAGGGCGGCATGGGAGCAGGCGCAGGCGCAGACTCCCGCCTATGCCGGAGCACCGGCGCCGGCAGCATGGCAGGGCTCTGCGGAAGGCGCGCACCTGCCCGCGATGCCGCAGCACCAGTCGCAGCCACAGTCGCAGCCGCCGGTGCAGGATCGGATCCCGGAGAGTGCGGCGGAGCCTCGGGGCGAGACCGACGGCGATGGGTTCAAGCCGCCGGCCTAG
- the ahcY gene encoding adenosylhomocysteinase — MSVLTPSDYKVADLTLADFGRKEITLAEHEMPGLMAIRAEYADAQPLRGARVSGSLHMTVQTAVLIETLTALGAEVRWASCNIFSTQDHAAAAIVVGAGTPEAPAGVPVFAWKGETLEEYWWCTDRMLQWPDTGDGNTGPNMILDDGGDATMLVHKGTEFEKAGSVPEDSATDSEEFQVFLALLRRSLAEDGNRWTAIGERIKGVTEETTTGVHRLYEMAKEGSLLFPAINVNDSVTKSKFDNKYGCRHSLVDGINRATDVLIGGKVAVVCGYGDVGKGCAESLRGQGARVIITEVDPICALQAAMDGFQVATLEDVVAGADIFVTATGNKDIIMAADMAKMKHQAIVGNIGHFDNEIDMAGLAKISGIQKTEVKPQVHTWKFPDGKTLIVLSEGRLLNLGNATGHPSFVMSNSFTNQVIAQIELFTKTADYPIGVYVLPKHLDEKVARLHLDALGVRLTKLSPEQAAYIGVQVEGPYKPEHYRY; from the coding sequence GTGAGCGTCCTCACTCCGAGCGACTACAAGGTCGCTGACCTGACCCTGGCCGATTTCGGCCGCAAGGAGATCACCCTCGCCGAGCACGAGATGCCCGGCTTGATGGCGATCCGCGCCGAGTACGCGGACGCGCAGCCGCTGCGCGGTGCCCGCGTCTCCGGCTCGCTGCACATGACAGTGCAGACCGCGGTCCTCATCGAGACCCTCACGGCGCTGGGTGCCGAGGTGCGCTGGGCTTCCTGCAACATCTTCTCCACCCAGGACCACGCCGCCGCGGCGATCGTGGTCGGGGCGGGCACGCCGGAGGCTCCGGCCGGCGTCCCGGTCTTCGCCTGGAAGGGCGAGACGCTGGAGGAGTACTGGTGGTGCACGGACCGGATGCTGCAGTGGCCGGATACCGGCGATGGCAACACCGGCCCGAACATGATCCTGGACGACGGCGGCGACGCCACGATGCTGGTCCACAAGGGCACGGAGTTCGAGAAGGCCGGCTCGGTCCCGGAGGACTCGGCGACCGACAGCGAGGAGTTCCAGGTCTTCCTGGCGCTGCTGCGCCGCTCGCTGGCCGAGGACGGCAACCGCTGGACCGCCATCGGCGAGCGCATCAAGGGCGTCACCGAGGAGACCACCACCGGCGTGCACCGGCTGTACGAGATGGCCAAGGAGGGCTCGCTGCTCTTCCCGGCGATCAACGTCAACGACTCGGTCACCAAGAGCAAGTTCGACAACAAGTACGGCTGCCGCCACTCCCTGGTCGACGGCATCAACCGCGCCACCGACGTGCTGATCGGCGGCAAGGTCGCGGTCGTGTGCGGCTACGGCGACGTCGGCAAGGGCTGCGCGGAGTCGCTGCGCGGCCAGGGCGCGCGCGTGATCATCACCGAGGTCGACCCGATCTGCGCCCTGCAGGCGGCGATGGACGGTTTCCAGGTGGCCACGCTCGAGGACGTCGTCGCCGGCGCGGACATCTTCGTCACCGCCACCGGCAACAAGGACATCATCATGGCCGCCGACATGGCCAAGATGAAGCACCAGGCGATCGTGGGCAACATCGGCCACTTCGACAACGAGATCGACATGGCCGGCCTGGCCAAGATCTCCGGCATCCAGAAGACCGAGGTCAAGCCGCAGGTCCACACCTGGAAGTTCCCCGACGGCAAGACCCTCATCGTCCTGTCCGAAGGCCGCCTCCTGAACCTGGGCAACGCCACCGGCCACCCCAGCTTCGTGATGTCGAACTCCTTCACCAACCAGGTGATCGCCCAGATCGAACTCTTCACCAAGACCGCCGACTACCCGATCGGCGTCTACGTCCTCCCCAAGCACCTGGACGAGAAGGTGGCCCGCCTGCACCTCGACGCCCTCGGCGTCCGCCTGACGAAGCTCTCCCCCGAGCAGGCCGCCTACATCGGCGTGCAGGTCGAGGGCCCGTACAAGCCGGAGCACTACCGGTACTGA
- a CDS encoding Trm112 family protein: MIEPSLLEILACPKCHAPLREDEAAPALACTNSECALVYPVRDGIPVLLIDEATKAA, from the coding sequence GTGATCGAGCCCTCCCTGCTGGAGATCCTCGCCTGCCCGAAGTGCCACGCCCCGCTGCGCGAAGACGAAGCCGCTCCGGCGCTGGCGTGCACCAACTCGGAGTGCGCGCTGGTGTACCCGGTCCGCGACGGCATCCCGGTCCTGCTCATCGACGAGGCCACCAAGGCCGCGTGA
- a CDS encoding phosphomannomutase/phosphoglucomutase, whose translation MSQIVKAYDVRGVVPDQLDETDTEALGAAFAEFAGAPTVVVGHDMRPSSPDLAAAFARGAASRGVDVVQIGLASTDLLYFASGALDMPGAMFTASHNPAKYNGIKMCKAGAAPIGQESGLVEIRQAAQAILDGTPLPPAEKTGTVTERAMLDDYAAYLNNLVDLSKIRPLKVVVDAANGMGGYTVPTVFKGLPLEVVDLYFELDGTFPNHEANPLDPKNLVDLQRAVVEHGADLGLAFDGDADRCFVVDERGEPVSPSTITALVAVRELAKHPGATIIHNLITSAAVPEIVREHGGVPARTRVGHSFIKQEMASTGAVFGGEHSAHYYFQDFWKADTGMLAAMHVLAALGEQELPLSELAADYTRYASSGEINSEVADQAGRSEAVREEFGSRPGVTVDELDGLTVTGEGWWFNVRPSNTEPLLRLNIEAADADAVAALRDEVLAVIRA comes from the coding sequence TTGTCACAGATCGTCAAGGCATACGACGTACGCGGGGTGGTGCCGGACCAGCTCGACGAGACCGACACCGAGGCCCTCGGTGCGGCGTTCGCCGAGTTCGCCGGGGCGCCCACCGTGGTGGTCGGCCATGACATGCGGCCCAGCTCGCCGGACCTGGCCGCGGCGTTCGCGCGCGGCGCGGCGTCCCGGGGCGTGGACGTGGTCCAGATCGGGCTGGCCTCCACCGATCTGCTCTACTTCGCCTCCGGCGCCCTGGACATGCCCGGGGCGATGTTCACGGCCAGCCACAACCCGGCGAAGTACAACGGCATCAAGATGTGCAAGGCCGGCGCCGCGCCGATCGGCCAGGAGTCCGGTCTCGTGGAGATCCGGCAGGCCGCGCAGGCGATCCTGGACGGCACCCCGCTGCCCCCGGCGGAGAAGACCGGAACGGTCACCGAGCGCGCGATGCTGGACGACTACGCCGCGTACCTCAACAACCTGGTGGACCTGTCGAAGATCCGTCCGCTCAAGGTGGTCGTCGACGCGGCCAACGGTATGGGCGGCTATACGGTCCCGACCGTCTTCAAGGGCCTGCCGCTGGAGGTCGTCGACCTCTACTTCGAGCTCGACGGGACCTTCCCGAACCACGAGGCCAACCCGCTGGACCCGAAGAACCTGGTCGACCTGCAGCGCGCGGTCGTCGAGCACGGCGCGGACCTGGGTCTGGCCTTCGACGGCGACGCCGACCGCTGCTTCGTGGTCGACGAGCGCGGCGAGCCGGTCTCGCCGTCCACGATCACCGCCCTGGTGGCGGTCCGCGAACTGGCCAAGCACCCGGGCGCGACGATCATCCACAACCTGATCACCTCGGCCGCGGTCCCGGAGATCGTGCGCGAGCACGGCGGCGTGCCGGCGCGCACGCGGGTCGGGCACTCCTTCATCAAGCAGGAGATGGCGAGCACCGGCGCGGTCTTCGGCGGCGAGCACTCGGCGCACTACTACTTCCAGGACTTCTGGAAGGCCGACACCGGCATGCTGGCCGCGATGCACGTGCTGGCCGCGCTCGGCGAACAGGAGCTGCCGCTGTCGGAGCTGGCGGCGGACTACACGCGCTACGCCTCCTCCGGCGAGATCAACAGCGAGGTCGCCGACCAGGCCGGCCGTTCCGAGGCGGTCCGGGAGGAGTTCGGGAGCCGTCCCGGGGTCACCGTGGACGAGCTCGACGGCCTGACGGTCACCGGCGAGGGCTGGTGGTTCAACGTGCGGCCGTCGAACACCGAGCCGCTGCTGCGCCTGAACATCGAGGCCGCCGACGCCGACGCGGTCGCCGCGCTGCGCGACGAGGTGCTGGCCGTCATCCGCGCCTGA
- a CDS encoding DUF3499 domain-containing protein, translated as MSPARRCSRTACSRPAVATLTYVYADSTAVLGPLAAYIEPHSYDLCAEHSTRLTAPRGWAVLRLTEPDPGPAQPSSDDLEALANAVREAARGPRGDRGGRGERGTHGDDGDGAVLSRARGHLRALPDPEH; from the coding sequence GTGAGCCCAGCCCGCAGATGTTCGCGAACCGCGTGTAGCCGTCCGGCCGTCGCGACGCTCACGTACGTGTACGCGGACTCCACCGCCGTCCTCGGCCCTCTGGCCGCTTATATCGAGCCGCACAGCTACGACCTGTGCGCGGAGCATTCGACCCGGCTGACCGCCCCGCGGGGGTGGGCCGTGCTGCGGTTGACCGAACCGGACCCGGGCCCGGCGCAGCCCTCGTCGGACGATCTCGAGGCGCTGGCCAACGCGGTGCGGGAGGCCGCTCGCGGGCCCCGTGGGGACCGCGGTGGCCGCGGGGAGCGCGGGACCCATGGGGACGACGGGGACGGTGCGGTCCTCTCGCGCGCCCGAGGCCACCTGCGGGCCCTGCCCGATCCCGAGCACTGA
- a CDS encoding metallopeptidase family protein: MTVAAGRIGGYARRVPITASIRSGAGQEPRRRKHTRDRRGRGLRGPLAPPQVPLALTRAEQFDELVLDAVERLERRWPRLAEVELAVEEVPPADAENWSDEAVPLGRVIVDRPNEPVRIVVYRRPVEARAAGRPELADLVYEVVVEQVAELLGMEPDEVDEGRDAED; the protein is encoded by the coding sequence ATGACTGTCGCCGCGGGGCGGATCGGCGGTTACGCTCGACGCGTGCCCATCACTGCCTCGATCAGGTCGGGGGCCGGGCAGGAGCCCCGCCGCCGGAAGCATACGCGTGACCGGCGGGGGCGGGGTCTGCGCGGCCCGCTCGCCCCTCCGCAGGTCCCGCTGGCCTTGACGCGTGCCGAGCAGTTCGACGAGCTGGTCCTGGACGCCGTGGAACGGCTGGAGCGGCGCTGGCCGCGGCTGGCCGAGGTGGAGCTGGCGGTCGAGGAGGTCCCGCCGGCCGACGCCGAGAACTGGAGCGACGAGGCCGTGCCGCTGGGCCGGGTGATCGTCGACCGCCCCAACGAACCGGTGCGGATCGTGGTCTACCGGCGGCCGGTGGAAGCCCGGGCCGCGGGCCGCCCGGAGCTGGCGGACCTGGTCTACGAGGTGGTCGTGGAGCAGGTCGCGGAGCTGCTGGGCATGGAACCCGACGAGGTGGACGAAGGACGGGACGCGGAGGACTGA
- a CDS encoding DUF5719 family protein — MSRPTRPARPGAGDPPQRPGRPTGAQPTGPRPGSAAPRGRALAKTRTSPISTFGALGVVAAVLLAGLGYGFSTRDQDKAAITQQTSRTLPIGSATGVCQGEIGAGTDTTTTLTAFTPSGNAATGTDNAAIQYVDGKPFAGLKFGAAGTRSTLQGITQFTSTTDAAGLPQPVPLVFQATGSNAPGFTSDEVLRSDSGLNRGMAGTPCTAPSTDFWFAGVSVGSQDRDSYLYLANTDNAPATVNLTFYGQDGKIDTGTVGHDIPLLPKASTQILLSTELGAAAQNSAVASVHVTTTEGRVAAQVLDQDRPQSSDVKNGRGLDFIPAQSPAVAAQTTQTIAGIPAVGTTLKKFDLVITATSDVPVSIDHVYWYGKSGRFELSGQTQDPANGYTKRASPLSIDPNKTVILNMLPDDRDLTESAALQIVGSGGSFVSGVRLVEADQKSNTQDSAYLAPTPPVSSQAIVGDSNVSAAGGAAKSTLILTSVGSKGSTVQVTTIGADNKPATDPVSIPANTTVAYVLKATGWFTTIVQPQPGSDPVYGDRVLTDLPAKGGIQLTAEMLQDARVSAAVPPVAQDLTGAVTR, encoded by the coding sequence ATGAGCCGGCCGACCCGTCCCGCGCGCCCCGGCGCCGGCGACCCCCCGCAGCGCCCCGGGCGCCCCACTGGAGCGCAACCCACTGGACCGCGCCCCGGTAGCGCCGCCCCTAGAGGACGCGCGCTGGCCAAGACCCGGACCTCCCCGATCTCCACCTTCGGCGCCCTCGGCGTGGTCGCGGCGGTCCTGCTGGCCGGGCTCGGCTACGGGTTCTCCACGCGGGACCAGGACAAGGCCGCCATCACCCAGCAGACCTCGCGCACTTTGCCGATCGGCAGCGCCACCGGGGTCTGCCAGGGCGAGATCGGCGCCGGGACCGACACCACGACGACCCTGACCGCGTTCACCCCGTCCGGCAACGCCGCGACCGGCACGGACAACGCGGCCATCCAGTACGTCGACGGCAAGCCGTTCGCCGGACTGAAGTTCGGGGCGGCCGGCACGCGCTCGACCCTGCAGGGCATCACCCAGTTCACCAGCACCACCGATGCCGCCGGCCTGCCGCAGCCGGTACCCCTGGTCTTCCAGGCGACCGGCTCCAACGCCCCCGGCTTCACCTCCGACGAAGTGCTCCGCAGCGACAGCGGGCTGAACCGCGGCATGGCCGGCACCCCCTGCACCGCCCCGAGTACCGACTTCTGGTTCGCCGGGGTCTCCGTCGGCAGCCAGGACCGCGACTCCTACCTGTACCTGGCGAACACCGACAACGCGCCGGCCACGGTCAACCTCACGTTCTACGGCCAGGACGGCAAGATCGACACCGGCACGGTCGGCCACGACATCCCGCTCCTGCCCAAGGCCTCGACGCAGATCCTGCTCAGTACCGAGCTCGGCGCCGCCGCGCAGAACAGCGCCGTGGCCAGCGTCCACGTCACCACCACCGAGGGCCGGGTCGCCGCGCAGGTCCTGGACCAGGACCGGCCGCAGAGCAGCGACGTCAAGAACGGCCGCGGTCTGGACTTCATCCCGGCGCAGAGCCCGGCGGTGGCCGCCCAGACGACGCAGACCATCGCCGGCATCCCCGCGGTGGGGACCACGCTGAAGAAGTTCGACCTCGTCATCACCGCCACCAGCGACGTGCCGGTCAGCATCGACCACGTCTACTGGTACGGCAAGAGCGGCAGGTTCGAGCTGTCCGGGCAGACGCAGGACCCGGCCAACGGCTACACCAAGCGCGCCAGCCCGCTGTCCATCGACCCGAACAAGACGGTCATACTGAACATGCTCCCCGACGACCGCGACCTCACCGAGTCCGCGGCCCTGCAGATCGTCGGCAGCGGCGGCTCCTTCGTCAGCGGCGTCCGACTGGTCGAGGCCGACCAGAAGAGCAACACCCAGGACTCCGCCTACCTGGCGCCGACTCCGCCGGTCAGCAGCCAGGCGATCGTCGGCGACAGCAACGTCAGCGCCGCGGGCGGCGCGGCCAAGAGCACGCTGATCCTGACCTCCGTCGGGAGCAAGGGTTCGACGGTCCAGGTCACCACGATCGGCGCCGACAACAAGCCGGCCACCGACCCGGTCTCGATCCCGGCCAACACCACGGTCGCGTACGTCCTGAAGGCGACAGGCTGGTTCACCACGATCGTCCAGCCGCAGCCCGGCTCCGATCCCGTCTACGGCGACCGGGTCCTGACGGACCTGCCGGCCAAGGGCGGCATCCAGCTCACCGCGGAGATGCTCCAGGACGCGCGGGTGTCGGCGGCGGTGCCGCCGGTCGCGCAGGACCTGACGGGCGCGGTCACCCGCTGA